A stretch of DNA from Coccidioides posadasii str. Silveira chromosome 1, complete sequence:
TGCGAAGGACGAAATAGATGCTAGCTTGATCGGTCCCCACCACCATCAATGCAGATCGCACATTAGTTAATTTAGCTGAGTGACCAGACTGTTTGTATATGTATTGCTTTGAACCCACCATACACTCAGTGCAGTGAAGCCATCCGTTCGATTGCCTCACCCTGTAGGCCTTGTACACAGAATACTGGACACCCTAATGTTCATTAAACATTCCTTTTAGAACTCAGGATGTTGTGTGCAATTGTTAGCCTGGACAGTGCAGCCCCAGGCCGCCATTATTTAAGCGGTCAATCCAAAAACCGGGGTGCTACTATGAAAAGTGAATTTACCTAGAATCAGTATTTCCTGGACCAGGTGCGTGGTCTTTGCGGATTTGATGGGGGCCTGCTTTTGCTGCTGTGAATCCACCCGCTGGTAATTTTCTTCTGAGATACAGCCGAAGGCACGGCTCATACCTAGCATGGGGCGAAGGTCAATATGTAGTTTCTGAAGAGCGGTGGCTAGATCATTCATTGGCACGGGGCAGAACCCAGCTTGTTGCCTCCTGCGAAAGCAGAACGTATGAAGCGAGCGCGGTAGGCGATCGCCGGCATTGGATAGTACGGGAGGTGATAAGAAAGGGATCGTTCTGTGGGGATTAGGGTAAAGACATAGCTGCGAGGTGGACTGGTAGGAGCAAATTTTGAACTATTGGTGGGTTTACAGATCGTCTGCTTTCTCCCAAGGAGCAGTGGGCTGCATGAAGGAGTGGGCAATGATTGCCTTGGAGGTATCGAGCATGGAACAAGCACAGCTTCCCTTTCTCGTGGGCCGTCATCGACGGCGGAGGGCCCAACTAGAGCCATGCTGATCTACGAATCGGTCTTGATGCTTGCGCATTCACGACAGATTCTTCTGGGGATGATCATCTTCCTCGAGAACTGCGGGGATGGCGAATATATATCGGAGAAACCACCTGGACtgtgtttcctttttccaAGTCCCAATATGGAATTGCTCTAGGGAGTGATCATATAAATTTTTAGTGAGCGGATTTGAAATTGAACAAACAGACAGAAATTGCATGCTCTAGTTAAAGGCGGCCATACCATAACTCCAAGCGCTGCCATGGCTACTCCAAATCTCAGACTAAATCCAAAAAGAGGATGCTAATGATGCTACTCACAACAATGATCATGTCAAATGTATTTAGCGCGCTAAGTCCACAAAGATGGCTATCGATCTGTTACGGTCCATCGCCTTTTACCCTGGGATTCTCTCTCAGGAGCTTTACTCCATAACCCATGGCTGGTTTGGGGTACGGCAGGGATGGACGACTGGATCGGTACATTTACCGTCACAGTTTGGGACTTTGGATCTTTGCTGAGAGATTCGGGGCCTTTGCAATCTCCGAAGTTAGGGATAAGATCGTCCGCTGGATCAGGCGACGAAATGGATCCCCAGAGACCGGACGACAACCGACTCGCAAAGGCGGATCGAGAAGGGGGACGTTGAGAGGAGAGATTGGGGTAGTTCAAAGTTCGGTTGGAGGAATCACCTAGAGGCAAGCTCCCCCGAGAGCTGGTAGAACTGGAAGTAGAACTAAACCTTTGCCGATGGGAATAGTCTGAACTCGGGAATCCTCGGGAAGACGCTGGGCCCGAGGCAGCAGCGCTATTTGCGGCTCTCAAGTGATCAGTAGAGGCTAGGATGCTGACATCGTATTCATCGGCAAGATTGACCTGGGAGTAAGCACCGTCCGGCTGTGGGAACGAGCCCCCAGGCGCTTCGGCCTTGCGGACGGCCATAGTCAGGGATGATATCCCAATATCGAGCAGAGCAGGACGATTGGTCAGAGCTCCTATTAAAGCATTGCAGCCAGCACCATGCGTAACTAATATGACTATGGTTTCCACATCATCATTGCCATCATCGTGGCTTTCTGGTATCATGGGGTCCTTGATATATGCAGAGGTGTTGCATTTGTACCATGATATCATACGTTCTAGGCCATCACGAAACCTTCGGTGCATCGAGCTCCATTCTTCTCCATACTCTCCGCCAGTACCCCAAGATTGAGGCTCACGCATACTATCCCACTGATAGTCCATCTCAACACATGCATCACGCGCATGTGCGACGTATCCACGCGGGATCGCATCCGAAGGCTTGACCGCATAGGTGGGAGTGGGTGGAACATAGCCACTGTGCTGGTTTGGTAGAACTGTGGATAGTTTGGAGAGCACTGGGCGTCTGCTAGCATTTAAACCGCCAGAGGGCCCATCGAGAGTGCCAGAACGGGTTCTAGTTGGAATACTCTGGGAAGCCCCGAAAGAGGTACTGCCGTCGAAAGAATTTGTGGATGACCTCTTCCAGCCACCCGGGAAAAACCCAGAAGCCGAAGCGAGATCAGCAGGCGAACTTAGTTCAATAGCTTCGGCGGGACGTAAGAGATCTGCCTTTGCGCTGGCTACCATCATGACCGAGCCCGGTGGAGGCGGGATCTGCTCAAAATAATCTGGGGTGAGCCACTCTCCAAGAAAGGCATCCAAGCGGAGGATACAGTGTCGGCTTCGCTCCTTGCTCGTGGTCGTGGGATCTTTATTTGCCTTGTCTGCGTGACCTTCTCCAAGATCGAGCGCATCGTCAGTTGAACGACCTTGAGTAGTAGTGGAACCGAACGGGTTGCTCCCGGGGGAAGATGGCTGAATCGCAAGCGCAGAGCCTTTCGCCTGACTTATTCCGGCGCTTATGGCAATCGCTGTCTGCACGCAGCGGAGGAATGGGGAGCAGTGGATAATgattttttgttttcgcGGCGTTGTTCTTTGCGCTGGAGATTCGGTTAACGTGTCAGAGCTGGATTGTGTCTGTTCCCGTTCTCGCAGGAGGCTTTCGATGCGAATCCCGAGCATGCGCGACTGGTTCCAACCACCGTACGTCAGAGGGGGATCATACGGAGTGGGAGAAGTGAGATGCCAGTGCTTATCGACTGCATCAAGGCGGGCCCCATGTCTGTACGGAGAAATGGCAATTGCTCAGCTTTCAACAACACCGACGATGCGTAACTAAGGATTGGAGGTGGGGAGGGTAGTACAGACCTCACAACGAATGTGACTGCTGGGGCCTTTCCCATGGCCACAACGCAATAATCACGGGCAGGATCGGACAAGAAACTCGCATCCAAATATGCAGCGAAGCTATGGATGGTGTGCAAGGGAGCTATCTGGGAAGCTCTCGTGCTCCCAAAGCTATGACTGGAGCGAGCGTAGTCCGAGTGATGCAGGCAGATAAGATAAAGATGAGAGGATACATAAAATTAGAAATAGTATTGGAAGATCAGTGGAGAATGTGATCCCAAAAGCAAGAGACAGCTAATAGCACCAGACCCCAAGGGGCTCTAGTGAGAGAGAGCGACGGGGATGTTGTTGGTTAGTTCTTTGCTCGTTCGTTTCGTTCGTTCGTTGGGGGGGAGCGAAGATCTGGCGAGAGGAGAAAACCAGCAAAGCGGCCAAACAGCCGCCAGGGCAGAGACTGAAACTGGCATGTGATTGTGGAGCAGCCTTATGTAGTTAGTTATGTAAGTGGCGTCGTCCCACCGTTGCGCGCTAGACCTCATCGGGTACTTATTTGGCTTCTTCAAGATGACATTTAACCTAGGTAACTAATGACTGCCAGCTGCTAGGTCCTCTCACTCCAACAATCTTGCATCTTTCTACGGCAGCCTCCTCTAGACTTGACCTAACACCGAAGGGAAGGGCAGGCTTGTACAAGGCCACAAGATCTATTGCAAAGCTGTGCACGGCCCGcaaaagtacagagtacgcGTTCGGCATTTTAAATTTCACTGAACCCATAGTTAGAGCAGCTGATACCTCCTATGGGAGCTGAAGTCAGGAGAAAGACAAAGCCAGCAGAGTGATCAGCTCTCCATCAGCTGGAAGCTCTTCAAGGGTCACTGGTGAGTATCTGAACAAAAGTGTTCCATCCTTATTGATGTAGCTTTCTCCTTCATGAAGGTACCTTGACACAAAAGGAATTCCTTCGGTCATTTGCGTGCTGAATTTTGATGTCCTGATAACAAACTTCAAGGTGGACTTGATGATTGTAAAAGTGACATGTCAAGGGTGTAAAGTGTGGGCTCGTCCGTTCCATGTACCAAAAGAATTGCGAGGGGCATGTCTGTTATGTCAAGAACCTGGTGAGGTTCCCAGACACGAAACACCTCAAGCAACCATGTATGTCGAACAAAGTTGGTTATGTCGAAAATGCAAGAGTACTCGGTACTTTTAACCCTCAATATCAATATATAACATTTACCTGTGTATGTATGCACATGTATGCCACACAGACTATGTAACTAGTAATCCTGTACATACGTAGACCATTTCCATCCCTCTGCCTGACAGCGTCAACAGTTTATTCTATAACCCTCTTTTCTGCACGCAGAATTGGCGTGGTGTCTTCTGTATAGAACATCATGTACAAACAAAACATTAACCAGGGCATCAACATATATGATGTTCGCGCCTAAAAGGTATTGTGACAAAAGGAGTATATGACCAAGGGGGAATGAACAAGGTGGAGAGGCAGGATAACATCATAACAGACCAGGCCAGAAGCAAGAGATCCCAACAGCGctcattatcatcatcatcatcatctgtCCATCAATCCATCCATCCTTTCACCCAACCAACATCCTGGCAGGAATGCCATAGACAAAGCC
This window harbors:
- a CDS encoding uncharacterized protein (EggNog:ENOG410PK79~COG:G~BUSCO:4654at33183), with product MGKAPAVTFVVRHGARLDAVDKHWHLTSPTPYDPPLTYGGWNQSRMLGIRIESLLREREQTQSSSDTLTESPAQRTTPRKQKIIIHCSPFLRCVQTAIAISAGISQAKGSALAIQPSSPGSNPFGSTTTQGRSTDDALDLGEGHADKANKDPTTTSKERSRHCILRLDAFLGEWLTPDYFEQIPPPPGSVMMVASAKADLLRPAEAIELSSPADLASASGFFPGGWKRSSTNSFDGSTSFGASQSIPTRTRSGTLDGPSGGLNASRRPVLSKLSTVLPNQHSGYVPPTPTYAVKPSDAIPRGYVAHARDACVEMDYQWDSMREPQSWGTGGEYGEEWSSMHRRFRDGLERMISWYKCNTSAYIKDPMIPESHDDGNDDVETIVILVTHGAGCNALIGALTNRPALLDIGISSLTMAVRKAEAPGGSFPQPDGAYSQVNLADEYDVSILASTDHLRAANSAAASGPASSRGFPSSDYSHRQRFSSTSSSTSSRGSLPLGDSSNRTLNYPNLSSQRPPSRSAFASRLSSGLWGSISSPDPADDLIPNFGDCKGPESLSKDPKSQTVTVNVPIQSSIPAVPQTSHGLWSKAPERESQGKRRWTVTDR